A single Aspergillus puulaauensis MK2 DNA, chromosome 7, nearly complete sequence DNA region contains:
- a CDS encoding uncharacterized protein (COG:G;~EggNog:ENOG410PHGF;~InterPro:IPR005828,IPR003663,IPR036259,IPR020846;~PFAM:PF00083,PF07690;~TransMembrane:12 (i126-144o172-194i206-223o229-251i263-281o301-320i392-410o430-453i460-482o488-508i529-556o562-580i);~go_component: GO:0016020 - membrane [Evidence IEA];~go_component: GO:0016021 - integral component of membrane [Evidence IEA];~go_function: GO:0022857 - transmembrane transporter activity [Evidence IEA];~go_process: GO:0055085 - transmembrane transport [Evidence IEA]), giving the protein MQAKDIASPLGDIALEPRTENLEYAVDRKDSFVPIRTFGTAAERARRNMNAKLANPLAGYSLEELRKQGINFAVTNQIGDQEDIRAFGLGAMLAQAPEKFASVPGLTREELDVLRHEFENRWSQPWTMYLVIVLCSLSAAVQGMDETVVNGAQIFYKHQFGIAEVDNSRHNWISGLVNSAPYLCCAVVGCWLTVPFNSWFGRRGTIFITCIFSATTCLWQGFVNTWWHLFIARFALGFGIGPKSATVPIYAAETAPPAIRGALVMQWQMWTAFGIMFGYAADLAFYQVPDSSGIVGLNWRLMLASALLPAVIVCCFVFTVPESPRWYMSRNLYDRAYQSMCSLRFNKVQAARDMYYMYTLLEAENSMKLGQNKLLELINVPRNRRAMIASELVMFMQQFCGVNVLAYYSSEIFLSTNRADNKLTSSNQRKALTASLGWGLINWLFAIPAVYSIDTFGRRNLLLSTFPLMALAMFFTGFSFWIPEDTANNARLGCTALGTYLFGIFYSVGEGPVPFTYSAEAYPLYVRSYGMALATATTWFFNFVLAITWPALLGAFKHQGAFSWYAAWCIVGWWLILMFMPETKGKTLEELDQVFSVSTQFHAKYGLRQIPYFFRRYILRQSVQPEILYEQDNSSTNLADVGFNTV; this is encoded by the exons ATGCAAGCCAAAGACATCGCCAGCCCTTTGGGCGACATCGCCCTCGAACCCCGGACAGAAAATCTCGAGTATGCGGTAGATAGGAAAGACAGTTTCGTGCCCATACGCACTTTTGGGACGGCAGCGGAACGTGCTCGACGGAATATGAACGCGAAGCTGGCAAACCCACTTGCAGGATATTCTCTTGAAGAGCTGCGCAAGCAGGGTATCAACTTTGCTGTCACAAATCAAATAGGCGATCAGGAAGATATTCGCGCCTTTGGACTGGGCGCGATGTTGGCCCAGGCGCCGGAGAAGTTCGCAAGCGTACCTGGCTTGACAAGGGAAGAACTCGACGTTTTGCGACATGAGTTTGAGAACCGTTGGTCACAGCCTTGGACCATGTACCTGGTCATCGTTTTGTGTTCTTTGTCAGCCGCTGTGCAGGGAATGG ATGAAACCGTGGTGAACGGCGCGCAGATATTCTACAAGCATCAGTTCGGCATCGCGGAAGTAGACAACTCTAGACACAATTGGATTTCGGGGCTTGTGAATTCTGCACCATATCTATGCTGTGCTGTCGTCGGTTGTTGGCTGACGGTTCCATTCAACTCTTGGTTTGGCAGACGGGGAACAATCTTCATCACTTGCATTTTCTCGGCTACAACATGTCTTTGGCAGGGCTTTGTCAATACCTGGTGGCACCTTTTTATCGCTCGGTTTGCTCTTGGCTTCGGAATTGGTCCAAAGTCCGCAACTGTACCTATCTACGCGGCGGAAACAGCCCCTCCAGCTATTCGTGGTGCCCTTGTAATGCAATGGCAAATGTGGACGGCCTTTGGCATTATGTTTG GGTATGCCGCCGACCTAGCTTTCTATCAGGTGCCTGATTCATCTGGCATCGTCGGCCTTAACTGGCGTCTGATGCTGGCCTCCGCTCTGCTCCCCGCGGTGATCGTCTGCTGCTTCGTCTTTACGGTCCCAGAATCGCCCCGTTGGTATATGTCCCGGAATCTTTACGACCGGGCGTATCAGTCGATGTGTAGCTTGCGCTTCAATAAGGTGCAGGCTGCCCGTGATATGTACTACATGTACACCTTGCTTGAGGCCGAGAACTCGATGAAACTAGGGCAAAACAAGCTGTTAGAGCTGATCAACGTACCTCGGAATCGCCGCGCTATGATCGCCTCTGAGCTCGTTATGTTCATGCAGCAG TTTTGCGGCGTCAACGTGCTTGCCTATTACTCGTCCGAAATCTTCCTGTCAACCAACCGCGCTGACAATAAATTGACCTCCTCTAACCAACGCAAAGCCCTCACCGCATCACTCGGATGGGGCCTTATCAACTGGTTATTCGCTATTCCTGCTGTGTATTCAATCGATACCTTCGGACGACGAAATCTGTTATTGAGTACATTTCCTCTGATGGCTCTCGCAATGTTCTTCACAGGCTTTAGCTTCTGGATCCCAGAAGATACAGCAAACAACGCCCGCCTCGGGTGTACCGCATTAGGAACATACCTATTTGGTATATTCTACTCCGTCGGCGAGGGACCCGTCCCGTTCACCTACTCCGCGGAAGCCTACCCGCTATACGTCCGTTCATACGGTATGGCCCTGGCGACGGCTACAACCTGGTTCTTCAATTTCGTGCTAGCCATCACCTGGCCAGCGCTCCTTGGTGCCTTCAAACATCAGGGAGCATTCAGCTGGTATGCCGCTTGGTGTATAGTTGGCTGGTGGCTGATTCTCATGTTTATGCCTGAGACCAAGGGCAAAACactcgaggaactggatCAGGTGTTTTCGGTATCTACGCAGTTCCACGCCAAATACGGCTTACGGCAGATTCCGTATTTCTTCAGGCGATATATCCTGCGGCAATCAGTGCAGCCGGAAATCTTGTACGAGCAAGACAATTCTTCCACTAATTTGGCGGATGTGGGATTTAACACGGTGTAA
- a CDS encoding amidohydrolase family protein (COG:S;~EggNog:ENOG410PJAS;~InterPro:IPR006680,IPR032466,IPR032465;~PFAM:PF04909;~go_function: GO:0016787 - hydrolase activity [Evidence IEA];~go_function: GO:0016831 - carboxy-lyase activity [Evidence IEA]), which yields MLGKIALEEAFALPRFEEKTRWWASLFSTDPETHVKEITDINKIRIDHADKYGVGYQILSYTAPGVQDIWDPAEAQALAVEINDYIAEQIKGRPDRFGAFATLSMHNPEEAAAELRRCVEKYGFLGALVNDTQRAGPDGDDMIFYDNASWDVFWKTATDLDVPLYLHPRNPTGTIYNKLWADRKWLVGPPLSFAQGVSLHALGMVTNGVFDRHPKLQIILGHLGEHIPFDMWRINHWFEDRKKILGLAETCKRTIREYFADNLWITTSGHFSTTTLNFCMSEVGSDRILFSIDYPFETFPDACEWFDAAELNLVDKKKIGKDNAKKLFKLGAYKDSEA from the exons ATGCTCGGCAAGATCGCCCTTGAAGAGGCCTTTGCCCTCCCCCGCTTCGAAGAGAAGACCCGCTGGTGGgcttctctcttttccacAGACCCAGAAACCCACGTCAAGGAAATCACGGACATCAACAAGATCCGCATTGACCATGCAGACAAGTACGGTGTCGGCTACCAAATCCTTTCTTATACCGCACCTGGTGTCCAGGATATCTGGGATCCAGCCGAGGCTCAAGCACTAGCGGTTGAGATCAATGATTATATCGCAGAGCAGATTAAGGGCAGGCCGGATCGGTTTGGGGCTTTTGC aacACTATCCATGCATAACCCCGAAGAAGCGGCCGCCGAGCTCCGCCGCTGCGTCGAGAAATACGGCTTTCTCGGCGCCCTCGTAAACGACACGCAACGAGCTGGCCCAGACGGTGACGACATGATCTTCTACGACAATGCCTCATGGGACGTCTTCTGGAAAACAGCTACAGACCTCGACGTCCCCCTCTATTTACACCCACGGAACCCCACAGGCACAATCTACAATAAGCTCTGGGCTGACAGGAAATGGCTCGTCGGACCGCCACTCAGCTTCGCACAAGGTGTCTCCCTACACGCCTTGGGAATGGTAACCAACGGTGTTTTTGACAGACACCCGAAGCTGCAGATCATTCTGGGTCATCTGGGCGAGCACATCCCGTTCGACATGTGGCGGATAAACCACTGGTTTGAGGACCGGAAGAAGATTCTGGGGCTTGCGGAGACGTGTAAGCGGACCATACGGGAGTATTTTGCAGATAACCTCTGGATCACAACGTCAGGCCACTTTTCAACCACCACGTTGAACTTCTGTATGAGTGAGGTTGGGTCCGATCGGATCTTGTTCTCGATTGATTATCCGTTTGAGACATTCCCGGATGCTTGTGAGTGGTTTGATGCTGCGGAGTTGAATCTGgtcgacaagaagaagattgggAAGGATAATGCGAAGAAGTTGTTTAAGCTGGGCGCGTATAAGGATTCTGAGGCTTAG
- a CDS encoding uncharacterized protein (COG:S;~EggNog:ENOG410Q21V): protein MSFDGSGSSSRGGSRRVVSSAARPDSPTLPPFSIPEGEGRLFDEVAGEYDHHTTIDGSQEPQVEESLQEAIDTTIQSPTLSEPETVLLVRSRSGSPIVSTEPFPELNNSETQPPPDGYWAQERAYDYALGKVAEEDRRYREINDCIAALRGPLVSVEEDSTHMTVLEGVHPCPEVTHYDHFCIHHETHKQTLFTKVTDFLNLNEEIPDTFRRRFLLICAMIADMEVIFFRGKEFPSDPIRLVTIDELRKTLQHAVEIRQVLVDVNFLISQEKDIAEYTRYHVAQVAAERGLTLVDQFQRMSRLITQYLKRVRHAEQTFFELFLQFYDVYFYEDFHVMYNNLRVEHSMAHIPRRLQETSHILTAVYQLLSLLAQEYKELGQINADIGKTYLTPVLKELACGPCICTDIFDRTPSAVEDQDQEEPPHHHHCPRNDTGEAQSQKGLASSGDGSSADPQTYLTRHIFAQWLSCEVPSEPRSELRRVESTQLSTSPSDDNHTQPDHVGLAGQPAIIQSIEDHDHHGHGAGDDQEIPSQASESITAQASSFEDESAENYQSGSIQESANHYARVNHANQNGQSDLSQTSIESQTVGYSPYDVPLPNGLPTIEQMQQLEGDIFRRLRVPNAPGDGSRTLARFQEEYLPEQASAPEQSLKSEFDFLGLNSSNEDWLPYDHDADRQVMDEESCGYDAQSRNAGMALFDMDPTTLGNQLEQMASAYTYENNNYSHPRLPTDFLFRDETPTPSAPVRYNAEIRRDFTAPNTFHNHAHYRHNLESGPVFGYTEAHGSSFSSDNARPELPQDESGLRNGGILREDGTYSPLLPPYTETAPEPRYISRNAHFHAPRLGRRSARHFQRR, encoded by the exons ATGTCGTTCGACGGCTCTGGCTCCAGCTCCCGCGGTGGCTCGAGGCGTGTTGTTTCGTCCGCTGCACGCCCCGACTCGCCTACTTTACCTCCCTTTAGCATTCCTGAGGGCGAAGGTCGTCTTTTTG ATGAAGTGGCTGGAGAGTACGATCACCACACAACTATCGATGGTAGCCAGGAGCCGCAGGTTGAAGAAAGCCTGCAAGAGGCCATCGACACTACCATTCAAAGCCCTACCCTCAGCGAGCCTGAGACGGTTCTCTTAGTTCGTTCTCGGTCTGGTTCACCCATTGTCTCCACCGAGCCTTTCCCCGAGCTCAATAATTCCGAGACCCAACCTCCTCCGGATGGGTATTGGGCACAAGAGCGGGCTTACGATTACGCTCTGGGCAAGGTAGCAGAGGAAGACCGACGATACAGAGAGATTAACGATTGTATCGCTGCCCTCCGTGGCCCTCTGGTTtccgttgaagaagacagTACTCATATGACGGTGTTGGAAGGTGTTCATCCATGCCCCGAAGTTACTCACTACGATCATTTCTGCATCCATCACGAGACTCATAAGCAAACGCTCTTTACCAAGGTCACTGATTTCCTCAACTTGAACGAGGAGATTCCAGACACTTTTCGACGACGCTTCCTCTTAATTTGCGCCATGATCGCTGATATGGAGGTCATTTTCTTTCGTGGAAAGGAGTTTCCTAGTGACCCTATACGGCTCGTCACTATCGACGAACTTCGCAAAACTCTGCAGCACGCAGTTGAAATCCGTCAAGTGCTTGTTGATGTGAACTTCCTCATCTCTCAGGAGAAAGACATTGCAGAATATACTCGTTACCATGTGGCTCAGGTGGCGGCTGAGCGTGGACTCACCCTGGTCGACCAATTCCAGCGCATGTCCCGGCTCATTACACA ATACCTAAAACGCGTCCGCCACGCCGAGCAGACCTTTTTCGAGCTGTTCCTTCAGTTTTACGATGTTTATTTCTATGAGGATTTTCACGTCATGTACAACAACCTCCGTGTCGAGCATAGCATGGCCCACATCCCTCGCCGACTACAGGAAACATCACACATTCTGACCGCCGTCTATCAGTTGCTTTCTCTCCTGGCCCAGGAGTACAAGGAGCTCGGCCAGATCAATGCCGATATCGGAAAAACCTACTTAACTCCTGTCCTGAAAGAACTTGCTTGTGGACCCTGCATCTGTACCGATATTTTTGACCGCACTCCCTCCGCAGTAGAAGACCAGGATCAGGAAgagcctcctcatcatcatcattgcCCCCGTAACGATACCGGGGAAGCTCAATCTCAAAAAGGCCTGGCCTCTAGTGGCGATGGCTCCTCCGCCGACCCTCAGACTTATCTTACACGGCACATTTTTGCGCAGTGGCTTTCTTGTGAGGTTCCTTCCGAGCCTCGTTCCGAGCTTCGTCGGGTTGAAAGCACTCAACTTTCCACTTCGCCTTCCGATGACAATCACACCCAGCCCGATCACGTTGGTCTTGCGGGTCAGCCTGCAATAATCCAGTCTATTGAGGACCATGatcaccatggccatggcgCAGGAGATGATCAGGAGATACCCTCGCAGGCCTCTGAGAGCATCACAGCCCAGGCTTCCAGCTTCGAAGATGAATCTGCCGAGAACTATCAGAGTGGTTCTATTCAAGAGTCTGCGAACCACTATGCACGCGTCAATCACGCCAACCAGAACGGCCAGAGTGACCTTTCACAAACTTCTATTGAGTCTCAGACAGTTGGCTACTCTCCCTATGATGTTCCGCTGCCCAATGGCCTCCCCACTATAGAACAAATGCAACAGCTCGAAGGCGACATATTTCGCAGGCTACGCGTTCCAAACGCCCCGGGTGACGGCAGCCGTACTTTAGCCAGATTCCAGGAAGAATACTTGCCTGAGCAGGCTTCTGCACCCGAGCAAAGTCTCAAAAGCGAGTTTGACTTCCTTGGTTTGAACTCTTCGAATGAGGATTGGCTTCCCTACGACCACGATGCTGACAGGCAGGTCATGGACGAGGAGTCCTGTGGCTACGATGCTCAAAGCAGAAACGCCGGTATGGCACTCTTCGACATGGACCCCACCACCTTGGGAAACCAGCTCGAGCAAATGGCTTCAGCCTACACCTACGAAAATAACAACTACAGCCATCCCAGGCTCCCTACAGACTTCCTTTTTCGCGACGAGACCCCCactccttcagctcctgtTCGCTACAATGCCGAGATTCGCAGAGACTTCACTGCTCCTAATACTTTCCACAATCACGCCCATTACCGCCACAACCTCGAGAGTGGGCCCGTCTTTGGTTACACTGAAGCCCACGGctcctcgttctcctcaGACAACGCACGCCCCGAGCTCCCACAGGACGAGTCAGGCCTTCGTAATGGCGGCATTCTTCGTGAAGACGGCACTtactctcctcttctccccccATACACCGAGACTGCCCCGGAGCCGCGCTACATTTCGCGCAATGCTCACTTCCACGCTCCCAGACTGGGCCGTCGTAGTGCGCGTCATTTTCAGCGTAGGTAA